Proteins from one Dehalococcoidales bacterium genomic window:
- a CDS encoding DUF1508 domain-containing protein, with protein sequence MGSKSARFVPSVRLAQYDVVNKQGDDMGQVQTFVVDMREGLIAFALVAFGGMLGIGDKWFAIPWAALKWHPETMKFVLDMPEKVLKNAPGMDKNKWLEEIDRWQEETDLQLLDHYYTSHGFQSYAGIVQRRITNIGSRKPDAKFEIDKDVAGEFRFKMVATNGRTIAVSEGYTTKDNALNGIESVRQNAAAAVIEDKTV encoded by the coding sequence ATGGGTAGCAAATCGGCAAGGTTCGTACCAAGCGTCAGGTTAGCGCAGTACGATGTCGTCAATAAACAGGGCGACGACATGGGTCAGGTGCAGACTTTCGTGGTGGATATGCGCGAAGGTCTGATCGCATTCGCATTGGTCGCCTTTGGTGGCATGTTGGGCATCGGCGACAAGTGGTTTGCCATACCCTGGGCCGCTTTAAAGTGGCACCCGGAGACAATGAAGTTCGTGCTGGATATGCCGGAAAAAGTCCTCAAGAACGCTCCGGGTATGGACAAGAATAAGTGGCTGGAAGAGATTGACAGGTGGCAGGAAGAGACAGACCTTCAGTTGCTTGACCATTATTACACCAGCCATGGTTTCCAGTCTTACGCGGGAATAGTGCAAAGAAGGATAACCAATATAGGCAGCCGCAAGCCTGATGCCAAGTTTGAGATTGACAAGGACGTGGCGGGGGAATTCAGATTTAAGATGGTTGCTACCAACGGACGGACCATCGCGGTGTCTGAGGGTTATACCACCAAAGATAATGCGCTGAATGGCATTGAATCCGTAAGGCAGAACGCGGCTGCGGCTGTGATAGAAGACAAGACAGTTTAG
- a CDS encoding MerR family transcriptional regulator gives MSETILQIGELAKKAGVSIRTVRYYEELGLLLPSEVTSGGMRLYREADVTRLRFIRRLRVLRLSLDEIRVALGLEQPSRGRQERVARTMDILLMEQSRAEEQIAALAELKEEVDQALTNVRKCTKCTVEECPETCPRLVYLI, from the coding sequence GTGTCAGAGACTATCCTTCAAATTGGAGAGCTGGCTAAAAAGGCTGGCGTCAGTATACGTACGGTAAGGTACTATGAGGAGCTTGGTCTGCTCCTGCCATCAGAAGTGACATCGGGTGGTATGCGACTTTACCGTGAAGCTGACGTGACCCGGCTGCGTTTTATCCGGCGTTTGAGGGTGCTCCGCCTGAGTTTGGATGAGATAAGAGTAGCCCTGGGGCTGGAACAACCATCGCGGGGCCGGCAGGAACGGGTAGCACGCACCATGGATATACTACTGATGGAGCAGTCCCGTGCCGAGGAACAAATAGCCGCCCTGGCGGAATTGAAAGAAGAGGTGGACCAGGCTCTGACCAATGTCAGGAAGTGCACGAAGTGTACTGTTGAAGAATGCCCGGAGACCTGTCCGCGGTTGGTCTACCTAATTTGA
- the plsX gene encoding phosphate acyltransferase PlsX, whose protein sequence is MKIAVDAAGGEYAPHEIVKGAIKAARELEVEVILVGKRDMLYVQAGRHLTTLGLSIVDAGETIGFHESPVEAVQNKPCSSIVVGTNLVRDGIASAFVSAGHSGAVFYSALVSLGKVEGIDRPAIGSIINLNTTGPVLLVDAGANADCRPNHLVQFAQLGSIYARGIFGIDSPRIGLLNNGEEEGKGNRLAKESHQLLKKTSLNFIGNIEGYDITQGTVDVVVTDGFTGNIVLKTLEGLGDTFLKLRHVGRLLSRAYHLQGHDLLLDVGLGTLAKRMDYREYGGACLLGVKGNIIIAHGRSQATTIKNAIGLAKQTIERDITQKIKEEDYEQTHIRD, encoded by the coding sequence ATGAAAATAGCCGTTGATGCCGCGGGGGGAGAGTACGCACCTCACGAAATAGTAAAGGGGGCCATCAAAGCCGCCAGAGAGCTTGAAGTCGAGGTTATCCTGGTAGGGAAGCGGGATATGCTCTACGTGCAGGCCGGCCGTCACCTGACAACCCTGGGATTGAGCATCGTCGATGCCGGTGAGACCATCGGCTTCCATGAATCCCCTGTGGAGGCGGTACAAAACAAGCCATGTTCCTCAATCGTCGTCGGTACTAACCTGGTAAGGGATGGCATCGCTTCCGCCTTCGTCTCTGCGGGACATAGCGGAGCCGTATTCTACTCAGCCCTGGTCAGCCTGGGCAAGGTAGAAGGAATTGACCGCCCGGCTATCGGCAGTATCATTAACCTCAATACCACCGGCCCGGTATTGCTGGTTGATGCCGGGGCTAATGCTGACTGCCGGCCAAACCACCTGGTGCAGTTTGCCCAGCTGGGGTCTATCTATGCCAGGGGCATCTTCGGTATCGATTCACCCCGTATCGGACTGCTTAATAATGGAGAGGAAGAAGGCAAGGGGAACCGGCTGGCCAAGGAAAGCCACCAGCTGCTCAAGAAGACCTCGCTCAATTTTATCGGTAACATCGAAGGCTACGATATCACCCAGGGAACCGTCGATGTTGTGGTCACTGATGGCTTCACCGGCAACATCGTTCTGAAGACCCTCGAGGGACTGGGTGATACCTTCCTCAAGCTAAGGCACGTCGGCCGTCTGCTCTCCCGTGCCTATCACCTGCAGGGACACGACTTGCTCCTCGATGTGGGGCTGGGCACCCTGGCAAAAAGGATGGACTACCGGGAATACGGCGGGGCGTGTCTGCTGGGAGTAAAGGGAAACATAATAATCGCTCACGGACGCAGCCAGGCCACAACCATAAAGAATGCCATTGGCCTGGCGAAACAGACCATAGAACGGGACATTACCCAGAAAATTAAGGAGGAAGACTATGAGCAAACCCATATCCGTGACTGA
- a CDS encoding MarR family winged helix-turn-helix transcriptional regulator: MFDLKIADPVIHTYVLLLNAPDVVSRYTEVQLSAAGITPTQFRVLVALRSSQIPPSLTELERRLFRKKKGLTTVIDDMEHAGLIKKERDATDGRAIRLEATEKDSEVFESVRLPSRELVYRIMSCFNHEDMEQLSRLLDKVRILTLQELERGNGHDTVVNANGLRNLKKTNRNGHAKRLALAV; this comes from the coding sequence ATGTTTGACTTAAAGATTGCAGACCCTGTCATCCACACTTATGTGCTGCTGCTGAATGCCCCTGATGTCGTGTCCAGATATACGGAAGTGCAACTCTCCGCAGCCGGAATAACGCCGACCCAGTTCAGAGTCCTCGTTGCTTTAAGATCATCACAGATACCTCCGTCCCTGACTGAACTGGAGCGGAGACTTTTCCGGAAAAAGAAGGGTCTGACCACGGTCATTGACGATATGGAACATGCCGGACTGATCAAAAAAGAGAGGGATGCCACGGACGGAAGAGCTATACGGTTGGAGGCGACGGAAAAAGATAGCGAAGTGTTTGAAAGTGTCAGGCTGCCCAGCCGGGAACTGGTTTACCGCATTATGTCCTGCTTCAATCACGAGGATATGGAACAGCTATCAAGGCTGTTAGATAAGGTCCGGATACTCACGCTTCAAGAACTGGAACGCGGAAATGGTCATGACACAGTTGTTAACGCAAATGGTTTGAGGAATCTTAAAAAAACCAACAGAAACGGGCATGCTAAGAGGCTTGCCCTTGCGGTATAA
- the trxB gene encoding thioredoxin-disulfide reductase, which translates to MTTKHTDYDVVIIGAGPAGLTAGLYTARARLNSLIIEKALVGGQIVNAEVVENYPGFPEGISGFDLGQVMHRQAEKYGLKTITAEATGIEIHDNVKIVSTTDGDFTAGAIIIAGGSERQKLNVPGEERFTGRGVSYCATCDAAFFRDKPVAIVGGGNAAITEALHLAKFASKVTVIHRRHELRATRIIQERAFAEPKMNFLWDSAVEEIKGKDFVEKLRIHKLPDGEKSTLDVDGIFIAIGFSPETDYLKGLLSLDAIGHIITNEKMETKIPGILAAGDIRANSGRQAITAAGDGATAAIYAERFLTEG; encoded by the coding sequence ATGACGACAAAACATACTGACTATGATGTAGTCATCATCGGCGCCGGGCCGGCGGGACTTACCGCCGGGCTTTATACCGCCAGAGCCAGGCTCAATAGCCTGATAATCGAAAAGGCGCTGGTCGGCGGGCAGATAGTCAATGCCGAAGTGGTAGAAAACTACCCCGGGTTTCCGGAAGGCATCAGCGGTTTTGACCTGGGCCAGGTAATGCACCGCCAGGCAGAAAAGTACGGGCTAAAAACGATCACTGCCGAGGCTACCGGCATTGAGATTCACGATAATGTGAAAATAGTCAGTACCACTGACGGCGACTTTACCGCCGGGGCGATAATCATCGCCGGCGGCTCGGAACGGCAGAAACTGAATGTGCCCGGAGAAGAAAGGTTTACCGGCAGGGGGGTGTCTTACTGCGCTACCTGTGACGCCGCCTTCTTCAGAGACAAGCCGGTAGCCATCGTCGGCGGGGGTAACGCCGCTATCACTGAAGCCCTGCATCTCGCCAAATTTGCCTCAAAGGTTACCGTAATACACCGCCGCCATGAGCTCCGCGCCACCCGCATTATCCAGGAGAGGGCCTTCGCCGAACCCAAAATGAATTTCCTCTGGGATAGCGCCGTTGAGGAGATTAAGGGCAAGGATTTCGTGGAGAAGCTGAGGATTCATAAGTTACCGGACGGAGAGAAATCAACGCTGGATGTCGACGGTATTTTTATAGCTATAGGCTTTAGCCCGGAGACAGACTACCTGAAGGGGCTCCTGTCACTGGATGCCATCGGCCATATCATTACCAACGAGAAGATGGAGACGAAAATACCCGGTATCCTGGCCGCCGGAGATATCCGCGCCAACTCCGGAAGGCAGGCGATAACCGCCGCCGGTGACGGGGCTACCGCCGCCATCTACGCCGAAAGGTTCCTCACCGAAGGCTAG
- a CDS encoding S8 family serine peptidase codes for MNKKLLVIMAAVLALVTSLVGPMAAMAQPPEMVRVLIGFNLQPGPNEEAVVRGAGGDIRYTYSLVPAIAASVPETAIQGLLRNPRVTVVEPVIEVHAIDAELDNTWGVKRISAGDVHDGGNTGAGVKVAIIDSGIDYTHPDLNANYTGGYDFVNSDNDPRDDYGHGTHVAGTVAALKNSTGVVGVAPEASTYGLKVLSASGSGSYDDVIAALEWAVANGIQVTNNSYGSSGNPGTLVKAAFDNSYNAGVLHVAAAGNNGNAGGKADNVGYPARWASVIAVAATDQSDKRASFSSTGPDLELAAPGVKINSTKLGGGYIEYNGTSMASPHVAGAAALIIASGIADTNGNGLINDEVRLRLQQTADDLGPAGKDSHYGYGLVNAANAAPGPPVSGVIQGTVADGTNPVSGASVTDGTRTATTDTNGNYSINNVPDGTYTVTASASGYHSAWQEATVADGGTTTVDIVLTIIQNGAISGNVNDSDTGQPIAGATVTDGTRTATTDSDGNYTISDVPPASYSVTASADGYQGASQTVSVQEGGTTSGVNFALSPTTEATAVSISSITYYTEGGRNRNQHLRIAATLVDDLGNPVAGTSISIAVYRNGGLYASGTGTTGTDGKVTFKAQNAPSGTYTTTVTNVNATGWDGFTPENSFTK; via the coding sequence GTGAACAAAAAACTGCTCGTTATAATGGCCGCCGTTTTAGCGCTGGTGACCAGCCTGGTGGGACCGATGGCGGCGATGGCGCAGCCGCCGGAAATGGTTAGAGTCTTGATCGGCTTTAACCTCCAGCCGGGTCCAAATGAAGAAGCCGTTGTACGTGGTGCAGGCGGTGACATCAGGTACACCTATAGTCTGGTGCCGGCCATTGCCGCCTCAGTTCCGGAAACAGCTATTCAGGGGTTATTAAGGAACCCGAGGGTGACCGTGGTTGAGCCGGTCATCGAGGTTCACGCTATTGATGCCGAACTGGACAACACCTGGGGTGTGAAGCGTATCAGCGCCGGTGACGTTCATGACGGCGGTAACACAGGGGCGGGAGTGAAGGTAGCAATCATAGATAGCGGTATCGATTATACTCACCCCGACCTCAACGCCAATTATACCGGCGGTTATGACTTCGTTAATTCAGATAATGACCCCAGGGATGACTACGGTCACGGTACGCACGTCGCGGGCACGGTTGCTGCTCTGAAGAATAGCACCGGTGTTGTCGGTGTCGCACCTGAGGCTAGTACCTACGGACTGAAGGTACTGAGTGCAAGTGGAAGCGGCTCCTATGATGATGTGATTGCCGCCCTTGAGTGGGCTGTGGCTAATGGAATACAGGTAACCAACAACAGCTACGGAAGCTCCGGCAACCCGGGAACGCTGGTGAAAGCCGCCTTTGACAACTCCTACAACGCTGGCGTGCTCCATGTTGCCGCCGCTGGAAATAACGGCAACGCCGGAGGAAAGGCTGATAACGTCGGTTACCCGGCGCGCTGGGCAAGCGTTATTGCCGTGGCAGCTACTGACCAGAGTGATAAACGTGCTTCCTTTTCCAGCACCGGCCCTGATCTCGAGCTGGCGGCTCCCGGTGTCAAGATTAACTCCACCAAGCTTGGCGGCGGGTATATTGAGTACAATGGAACGTCGATGGCCTCACCGCATGTCGCCGGTGCGGCGGCCCTTATTATTGCGTCCGGTATTGCTGACACAAACGGTAACGGGCTGATTAATGATGAAGTCCGGCTGCGGCTGCAACAAACCGCCGATGACCTCGGCCCTGCAGGCAAGGACTCTCATTACGGCTATGGTCTCGTCAATGCGGCCAACGCGGCGCCCGGTCCCCCGGTCTCCGGAGTCATTCAGGGAACCGTAGCTGACGGTACGAACCCTGTTTCCGGTGCCTCGGTAACCGACGGCACCCGGACGGCAACGACCGACACCAATGGCAACTACTCCATCAATAACGTTCCTGACGGAACTTATACGGTAACAGCTTCAGCCAGCGGGTATCACAGCGCCTGGCAGGAGGCTACCGTTGCCGATGGCGGCACGACCACAGTGGATATTGTCCTGACCATAATCCAGAACGGCGCTATCTCTGGTAACGTTAATGATAGTGATACGGGACAGCCGATTGCCGGAGCTACGGTGACTGACGGTACCCGGACGGCTACTACGGATAGCGATGGCAATTACACCATCTCAGACGTGCCCCCTGCTTCATACTCCGTCACCGCATCGGCCGATGGATATCAGGGTGCTTCGCAGACGGTGAGTGTGCAGGAAGGCGGGACAACGTCAGGCGTAAACTTTGCTCTCAGTCCCACAACCGAGGCAACCGCAGTCAGCATCAGTTCTATCACCTACTACACGGAAGGTGGCAGGAACAGGAACCAGCACCTGCGTATTGCTGCGACGCTGGTTGATGACCTGGGCAACCCGGTCGCCGGCACCTCGATTTCCATTGCTGTGTACCGGAACGGCGGCCTCTATGCCTCGGGGACAGGGACCACGGGAACGGACGGGAAAGTTACTTTCAAAGCTCAGAATGCTCCATCCGGCACCTACACGACAACAGTTACAAATGTGAACGCTACCGGCTGGGACGGATTTACCCCGGAGAATAGCTTCACGAAATAG
- a CDS encoding AI-2E family transporter: MNSVGELIKRHWQLIVFILGLVFLFWLIWVLRIVLLPFIVGLILASLMLPTIRWVEKRLPGAGKKPKLKQLKRISIIVIVYLLSLAIIGLLIFYTVTLVGKAISTLAQDASQILPNGLDIIKQWLKSIPLLSNPWVQENIDVYMTKAGEALPGVLNDFLTSSVKNIQTSAGMILGFVVMPIFIFFILKDWDSLRDTFYKVLPVWTRKHIKGILSILQRVVVRYIRGQLVLALAVGLCAGLLLFILKIEFALPLAVFAGLTEMVPMIGPWLGGGLAVIVTLATAPEKLIWVGLGYLLIQLLENNLLVPKIQGSQMEIHPAFIIVLSVIGAYFAGIIGFIIAPPITMFILGLFKYFRDSIRNSGIS; this comes from the coding sequence ATGAATTCAGTCGGCGAGCTAATAAAAAGGCACTGGCAGCTCATAGTTTTTATACTGGGGCTGGTCTTCCTTTTCTGGTTAATCTGGGTGTTACGAATCGTCCTTCTACCTTTTATTGTTGGCCTCATTCTCGCCTCCCTGATGTTGCCGACTATCCGGTGGGTTGAGAAACGCCTCCCTGGCGCAGGTAAGAAGCCAAAGCTAAAACAGCTGAAACGGATTTCCATCATAGTGATAGTATATCTTCTGTCTCTGGCTATCATCGGACTGTTAATATTCTATACCGTTACCCTCGTAGGTAAAGCCATCAGTACCCTAGCGCAGGATGCTTCCCAGATCCTCCCGAATGGACTGGATATAATAAAACAATGGCTAAAATCTATCCCATTGCTATCTAATCCATGGGTTCAGGAGAATATCGACGTCTATATGACGAAAGCCGGAGAAGCACTGCCTGGTGTACTAAATGACTTTTTAACCAGTAGTGTGAAGAATATCCAGACTTCCGCAGGCATGATTTTAGGGTTTGTTGTCATGCCAATTTTCATTTTCTTCATTCTAAAAGACTGGGATAGCCTGCGCGACACGTTTTATAAGGTACTACCAGTATGGACTCGTAAACACATTAAGGGCATTTTATCTATTCTGCAACGTGTGGTAGTGCGCTATATTCGCGGGCAACTAGTGTTGGCGCTGGCTGTTGGGCTTTGTGCAGGGTTATTGTTGTTTATTTTGAAAATTGAGTTTGCTCTACCGCTGGCCGTCTTTGCGGGACTTACGGAAATGGTACCTATGATTGGTCCCTGGCTGGGTGGTGGACTGGCAGTCATTGTTACACTGGCAACGGCTCCGGAAAAGTTGATCTGGGTAGGACTGGGCTATTTACTCATTCAACTGCTTGAAAACAACCTGCTGGTACCGAAAATACAGGGTTCGCAAATGGAGATTCATCCGGCATTTATAATAGTGCTGAGTGTTATCGGGGCGTACTTTGCCGGAATCATCGGGTTTATTATCGCCCCGCCGATTACCATGTTCATCCTGGGTCTATTTAAGTACTTTCGTGATAGCATACGGAATAGTGGCATTAGCTAG
- the trxA gene encoding thioredoxin yields MSKPISVTDADFDQAVLKADKPVLVDLWATWCKPCLMVAPIIDELADEFEGKIKFVKVDVDQNPTTASRYGIRSIPTLLIFKNGEPVSHIVGARPKEELKQNLKAVLT; encoded by the coding sequence ATGAGCAAACCCATATCCGTGACTGACGCAGACTTCGACCAGGCAGTACTGAAGGCTGACAAACCGGTACTGGTAGACTTGTGGGCAACCTGGTGCAAACCCTGCCTGATGGTAGCCCCCATAATCGATGAACTGGCCGATGAATTCGAGGGGAAGATAAAGTTTGTCAAGGTGGATGTTGACCAGAACCCGACTACCGCCAGCCGTTACGGCATCAGGAGCATCCCTACCCTGCTCATCTTTAAGAATGGAGAGCCGGTATCGCACATCGTTGGCGCCAGACCTAAAGAAGAGCTTAAACAGAACCTGAAGGCTGTTCTTACTTAA
- a CDS encoding YtxH domain-containing protein, translating into MGSKTLAGFGIGLLAGAVIGGVMALLYAPQSGKKTKKIIKDKVTEFVDEVVDAVKEETGEVIDKITKVVDAVKEETADVVDTVEEAVSDAGRKSKAAVKALKS; encoded by the coding sequence ATGGGAAGTAAAACATTGGCAGGTTTTGGTATCGGCTTACTTGCCGGAGCAGTCATTGGTGGAGTTATGGCTTTGCTCTATGCGCCGCAGTCGGGCAAGAAGACCAAAAAGATCATTAAGGACAAGGTCACTGAATTCGTGGACGAAGTCGTGGACGCAGTCAAAGAAGAGACCGGTGAAGTTATAGACAAGATCACTAAAGTCGTGGACGCAGTCAAAGAAGAGACCGCCGATGTTGTCGATACGGTTGAGGAAGCAGTATCCGACGCAGGACGGAAGAGCAAGGCGGCGGTCAAGGCACTCAAGAGCTAG
- a CDS encoding YihY/virulence factor BrkB family protein: MVNQIKRLKARLQRAKDRLFKIPAVQLIARTVEGAGNHDATHRAAGVAYYAFLSIFPLLLGLIALFGFLLPSVDLQDTLLNFVGKNIPGATNILKQNIAGIIESRGTMGVLSIVIFIWGASAMFGAISLAINRAWDIHRYRRSFFIRKGSELGMVFGIGILFLLSLGASAIISILRGVLNLPVANLIIVNVGSRLFGVAGRRWESR, from the coding sequence ATGGTTAATCAAATAAAGCGCTTGAAAGCCAGGTTACAGAGGGCAAAAGACCGTCTTTTCAAAATACCCGCGGTACAGTTGATAGCTCGTACCGTAGAAGGAGCAGGTAATCATGATGCTACGCATAGAGCCGCCGGTGTAGCCTATTATGCCTTCCTGTCCATATTCCCACTACTGCTGGGACTCATCGCTCTTTTTGGCTTTTTATTGCCTTCAGTAGATCTGCAGGACACACTGTTGAACTTTGTCGGCAAAAATATTCCCGGCGCCACCAACATCCTGAAGCAAAATATTGCCGGTATTATCGAGTCACGGGGCACCATGGGTGTATTGAGCATAGTAATCTTCATCTGGGGCGCTAGTGCAATGTTCGGTGCGATAAGCCTGGCGATTAATCGTGCCTGGGATATTCACCGGTACCGCCGCTCTTTCTTCATTAGAAAAGGCAGCGAACTGGGCATGGTATTTGGTATTGGTATTCTCTTTCTTCTCTCCCTGGGAGCCAGTGCCATCATTTCAATTTTACGCGGAGTATTAAACCTGCCCGTAGCAAACCTGATAATAGTAAACGTGGGCAGCAGGCTGTTCGGAGTGGCTGGTCGCAGGTGGGAATCACGGTAG
- a CDS encoding acyl-CoA dehydratase activase, producing MEVYLGIDVGSVTTKLAALDKEDELIAHVYQPTEGNPVAMVQRGLMKIKEQLGEEADVRGVATTGSARYLAGVVVGADLVKNEITSHATAALFYFPRAQTIIEIGGQDSKIIIIRDEVVTDFGMNSVCAAGTGSFLDHQALRLNMNIEEFSQRAMNSRTPVRIAGRCTVFAESDMIHKQQMGHRIEDIIYGLCQALVRNYLNNVGLGREIKTPIVFQGGVAFNQAIVKAFQDELGTDITVPPHHEVMGAIGAALLVHEEMTGSGKRSQFKGLDVSDAEYNTSSFECKACPNLCEIAQLSSDKQVLARWGGRCDLWERAPAEENK from the coding sequence ATGGAAGTTTATCTGGGAATTGATGTTGGTTCGGTAACCACCAAGCTGGCAGCGCTGGATAAAGAGGATGAACTCATAGCTCACGTCTACCAGCCGACCGAGGGCAACCCGGTGGCAATGGTACAGCGGGGGCTGATGAAAATCAAGGAGCAACTGGGAGAAGAGGCTGACGTTCGCGGAGTAGCCACTACCGGGAGCGCCCGTTACCTGGCCGGGGTTGTTGTCGGCGCTGACCTGGTCAAAAACGAGATTACCAGCCATGCCACCGCCGCCCTGTTTTACTTCCCGAGGGCGCAGACCATCATCGAGATTGGGGGGCAGGACAGCAAGATAATTATCATCAGGGATGAGGTAGTAACTGATTTCGGCATGAACTCAGTATGCGCAGCGGGCACGGGGAGCTTTCTAGACCACCAGGCGCTGCGCCTCAACATGAATATCGAGGAATTCAGCCAGCGGGCGATGAACAGCCGGACACCGGTACGCATTGCCGGACGGTGTACCGTCTTCGCCGAATCTGATATGATTCATAAGCAGCAAATGGGACACCGAATCGAGGATATTATCTACGGACTGTGCCAGGCACTGGTACGCAACTACCTTAATAATGTGGGACTGGGGAGAGAAATCAAAACACCGATTGTATTTCAGGGTGGGGTTGCCTTCAACCAGGCAATAGTCAAGGCATTCCAGGATGAACTCGGTACCGATATCACCGTCCCGCCTCACCACGAGGTCATGGGCGCCATAGGCGCTGCCCTGCTGGTACATGAGGAGATGACCGGTTCCGGTAAAAGAAGCCAGTTTAAGGGGCTCGATGTCAGCGACGCAGAATACAACACCTCATCATTTGAATGCAAAGCCTGTCCTAACCTGTGTGAAATAGCCCAGCTTTCCAGTGATAAGCAGGTGCTTGCCCGCTGGGGAGGCCGCTGTGACCTCTGGGAAAGAGCCCCGGCTGAGGAGAATAAATAG
- a CDS encoding desulfoferrodoxin FeS4 iron-binding domain-containing protein has product MAVEKVGENYKCNICGNQVIVTKAGGGVLVCCGEDMLRIDEHYQSKIALPENMPDSGV; this is encoded by the coding sequence ATGGCAGTTGAGAAAGTTGGCGAGAACTATAAATGTAATATTTGTGGTAATCAAGTTATCGTGACTAAGGCAGGCGGTGGGGTTCTCGTATGCTGTGGGGAGGACATGTTGAGAATAGATGAACACTATCAATCAAAGATAGCCTTGCCCGAAAACATGCCTGATTCTGGTGTGTAA